The Apium graveolens cultivar Ventura chromosome 3, ASM990537v1, whole genome shotgun sequence sequence tattgagccgtcagggttcaacttccttttaaagacccatttgcacccaatagtagaacacccaggagggagatcaaccaactcccatgttccattggaaataatagagtcaatttcactcttgacagcgcccttccagtgccttgactcagaagaatccatagcttgccggaaagttaaaggttcgtcctcgatattgtaagtgatgaaatcacctccaaaatccttgactatttttgcacgcttacttctccttggttcctctaattccttaggaatagagctactactaggttccgcccccacatttgtcatcttttccacatgatcaggaatagaacttgatgtgtgagtaggatcttcctcagaagtcgtttcaggtattccagtcttcatagggtagacatcctcaaagaatgtcgcatctcgaaattcaactatcgtgtttgccactataccatatatgtcagattttaacactaaaaatctcatagctgtagtggtttcaagatagcccagaaagatacagtcaacagtctttggacctagtttctttctcttgtgttcaggaacaagcaccttagcaaggcacccccacacacgaagatacttaagactagtcatcctgcctttccataactccaagggtgttttatccatgtgtttcagagggactctattcaaaatatggcaagccgtatttagagcctctccccacatgtatttaggcaacccaaagttaataagcatactattaatcatatctttaaatgttttGTTCTTTCGCTCaacaaccccattagactcaggtgtgtatggtggagtaacttcatgaactataccattgtttgcacaaaattcattaaaagcattactcgtatactcaccacctctatcagatctcaatcttttaagtaacttactagtttgtttttctacttcagttttatatataatgaatttactaagtgcttcatccttatgtctaagtaaataaacataacaatatctactactatcatctataaaagtaatgaagtatctaaactggtccttggtcaacacaccaccaaattcacaaatatcagtgtgtactaaatctaacaagtctgaatccctaacaacgttatgaaaaggtttccttatctgtttagcagacacacatacttgacatttagaattcttttctataatatattttggaatcaactctaagttcatcatgttcttaagagcaccaaagtttaaatgacctagtctagcatgccatatatttgaggattcaatacaattaacagtaggaataacattattattcaaacttcccaaaacgggatccgcattaataataaataaaccatttgacaagtaacccttgccaaagaatgtaccagtgtgaataagaactactttattacacttgaacgaaatttcaaaaccactagaaactaaacagcttccacttattatatttctacgcatgtcgggaacatgatgcactctcgtcagagatagaatacgtcctgaagggaacttcagatccacgtttccaactccatatacttgagcagcactagcattccccatcttcacagtcaggctatgactctgttgataagatacaaataaactaatatcagcacaaatatgtacattagctccagtatctatcaaccattcatttgacagataggtagaaaatatcacagggttgtaggatacataccggtcaacgttggtttcagaagccgtagcctcaccaacaaccatgttcactacaggcccacttgcggttccaagcacaacatttgcttgtgctacctcggttttcttcgctttcttcgtagggcagtccttactccagtgcccaacctgcccacaagaccagcatggtttgtttgccttgggtttcttggccttgtccttgtcactcttaggtttattactattagctttcttagcaaaagccttcctcttttgtcctacagttgctatgtttaccttcgaggtaccgtgttcagttggcatcacatgtccctgtttggacttgtgttgttcttgtaccaagatgtccagcataaggttggtccaggtgatctctcctttctgtcttttcagggagagagagaactcttcccaagacttcgggagtttttcaatcacactcatcaccttgaacttctccgggagattcattccagactccttcaaatcatgcactatcatctcgaactcatgcacctgctcagtcatggacttattgtccaccagcttgaactcgaggaaccttgccacagaatacttttctagaccttgtgagtcagtattatgtgtctggtccagcttctcccataagagttttgcagagtaggcatcagaagaatagacatcaaacaaagtgtttgttagtgccgcaagaatggccgctctagccactccatccttctcagcccacttcgcaaaagccttaactgtgtcagccttctcttgatccactactggtttctcatattccacaaccggccacagatcctttatagtcaaccacagcttcatccttttctgccagcgagaaaagccaatgccaccgttgaatttctccggtaaaccggttagttcaacagcctgtgggaaactataggtggtccaatcaatggccccagcagttacacccgaactgctaccaccaccaacgataacttcactttcgttaaccattatgctaaattctaaataaccaataatctcttcaagaatgttgagaaactcactaacaagtatagcaacatagaggcaagtgtataaagaatttaacaagtttaggccaagaccacagttaacaaaacaaaacatgcaggtaaacaaaatcagtaactgaaataacgtagagagaaagaaagatgtacccgaaaccatagctttcaacagtgactgaaataaaggtttacagatacaaaacgccaagaaaatgattacagctgagtcaccaggccttgctcgaagtcctgactgctcttgaagagattattgccccctacttgctgcgtttgggatgtgcgcaatatctccaccaggataaaacagctcggagtttatgttaacagcagcaacaaaacctccacttcgaccaacacctcagtcgccggaaaatatcagcacttcagttcttgtgggagagaaatgcagagaggttgaagagaagagatgagaatgtagtgtgttgtatattttattcattcagtttagcctctatttataggagaggaaaaatgaaactgtcaacatacttaatgtctgaattaaactgcttcattaataaaaaataaaaactgatcagattttgaattcattaatgaaaaaatcaaaactgatcagcttttgaatttaaattatttgtaacaggttttcacattaacacccacattattatcagaacttaagttaagttctgatttaactcatcagtacttaagttctgattcgactcatcagtacttaagttctgattctgatatcagaacttgttaagttctgattttattcatcagttcttaagttctgattctaatatcagaacttgttacagatcagattatttgcaggttcaatatatttagactacttagcctatttcagaacccagcccaataatccaatcaccgcccaataatccaatcaccgataaataaattcgaattaaaataattctcaaataaataaaatcctcgcccaggtcgcctagcgtacgcgagacgccgagacattcgcccaaatcgcccttcgacccgacccggtccgatgcggtgcgtggcgggcgcgtgaagcacacaacaacacaatggaccatcacacaccttagtagttgtatactactcatgtgggtaataccatataaagcacacaaccccctttatttatttcaatgtgggacaaacattctcaaattttccaagcttttccaagctactttcaactctcatttcatatggatttcattaagaaaattcttaaaaccatacatgaaaatttaagttcaaatatcattgaaaaatttccaatcattagattttaggattaacatcaagaacataattaaattaagctctaaaatcctaattttctaacaggTATTGCATATATGATAACGGATACATTTAGGCATACATTAAACAATTCAAGTGTCCGAAAGAAATCATCCAATATGGTGTTCCATTTACTCTGGAAGCATATGGAGAAACAGTGGCTGTTCTGGGATCTAAAGATGATTAATCAAAATATTCTATAATCTTTTTATGTTGTGTTTAGGTCACCTAATATCTTCATCACTAAATGAACACACCACAAACAAAATGGATAGAAGATGCTACTAAAAGAAATGGGATTTTAAGgggcgggggggggggggggggtaatACATAAAGCTCTGGTGAATTATTATACATATAAAGCTACATACATTCAATATTGTTCAGCTTGCAATGTTCCTTATTTGGAGTACACAATATATACATGTACATTGGACTCAGATTGTAACCAAGCTAGAACAGGAACAGCTCCAAACCAGCTCTTCATTATTTCATAATTTCTTTGCTAAATTCTTTTTTAGTTTGGAGTCCAAGAAGTTGCATTTAAAAGTAAGCTAGTTTTTCTTTTCACAGTAGCTCCTAATACTTCATTCATGTCGAAATCTTCTGGCTGCAATGCATTTGGCACCTGCCAGTTGAAATGATACAATAATGAAGCAAGAGATAACTCAATTGTAGCTATGCCAAATGCTATTCCAGGGCATGATCTCCTTCCTCCTCCGAATGGAATATAATTAGGATTCGTGCCATTGTAATCGATTGAGTTGTTCATAAATCTTTCTGGTTCAAAACTTTCTGCATTTGGCCAATATGCAGGATCTCTATGTACTGCCCACGCGTTTATCATAAGCTTGGTCCCCACAGGAATAGTGTATCCTTGAACTTCACATTGTTCTCTGCATTCTCTAGGAAGTAATAGAGGAGCTGGTGGATGTAGCCTTAGAGTTTCTTTAATTACAAGCTTTAAGTAACTTAAATCTTGAAGATCAACTTCTCGTATTTTTGTCTTCCCCTTGAATGCCTCTCTAACTTCAGTTTGTGCCTTCTCCATAACTTTAGGATTTCTTATTAATTCGGACATGGTCCAATCAAGTACAACTGCAGTCGTGTCAGTTCCAGCTGTAAGCATGTCCTGCAAACCATGAGAAATGTATTAGTTCGGAATCATGCATCCTAGTGCAAGGACACAGAGACTTTTGAAATCAAACTGAAATAACCAACAAGTACAAACAAACATGAAATATAGGAATCTTACAGAAATGATGCCTTGAATGTTCTTAGACGTGATGGGAAACTGAAGCCCACCATTTTCTTGAACTCTCAAAAGAACATCAACTAAATCTTCCTCGCCAGCTACACGACCTTTGTCATCTTTTGTCTTGGCCCTTTTTTGTTCATGCTCCTTGATGATATTGTAAAAACTCTCATGCATCTGATCCCGAATCTTCAACAATTTAGGTCTCACTCCACTAAGATTATGAAGAAATTTATAAGAAGGAAACAAGTCAGCGATGTCAAATCCATTCCCCAGATCCGTCATTGTGCCAAGTAAATGAACCAACTCATCCTGATTCTTGTTTCTTTGTCCAAAAGCTGCACGACATGTTATAGCATTAGCCAATGAACCAAACTTGTGAGTAAGATTTATCGGAGTATCCAAAGAATTCTTAATCGAATCAACAAGTTTCCAAACTTCATCCTCACGGTTCGACTGAAACGAATTAACTTTACTTGCAGTGAGAAGCTCCACAGTACATATCTTCCTCATTTGCCTCCAATAATCGTCGTACTCATTGAACGCTACATCTTTACAACCCTCCAACATAATCTTGCTTAATTGAAGTTGTGCACGATTCGCAAATGCAAGATCATGAGTTTTCATTATTTCTTTAGCTATCGCTGATGATGACACAACAAGGACCTGAACTTCAGCAAGTTGCAAGTGCATAAATGGTCCATATTTCTTGGACAAGTCAGTTAGTACACGGTGCTGCACATCTCCGGCTAGTTGGAGAATGTTACCAATAATAGGAAGTTTTCGTGGCCCAGGAGGCAATTTTCGAGAAGATTTGATAGTTTTCTCCGATATAAGGAAGACGAAAATGAAAAGAACTGAGAGGACGCAAATGAAAGATTGTACATCCATCGTGAGCTCAACAAAGTGAAGAGAAAGAATGAGTTATGCTTGGACATAAACATTTTCTTTCTATATATATAACAAAACACTCAACTTCCTATGTAAAGATTTTCAAAATAGGCTGCTCTAATATTAGTTCAGTAATCACGATCGTCACCGGTAAGTACTGTAGTTTTTCAAAACAGGTTGCTAACATACGATTGACACGAACTACTGCAAATTGATGGCTGAACTTTCAGTTCTCGGGTGCTATTGTTTCTATTTTAAATACGCGTGTTTCATGTTGGAGCAAAATAGATAGTTCAACCGAGGATTTCTAGTAGCTTGGTAGCCTGGTGTTAGGTTTCATGGACTCAGAATTTGAACTCCGTTCCTGAACTACTGCTAGGTGGTTGCTAGGAGTTCTTTTTGCCAAATATTTGGATCAGTTAAATGAATATGACGTGTAACCTACAATCTAGAACTACAAACTTTCAAATCCTTCGAGAAGATTATTTTCATTGAAATAGGCTTTTATTATGTTTGGCATGTCCGGTAAGCCACttataaattgaaaaataaatacattATTTATGTTTTCGCTAGATTCTGTTTCAAATGAACGCTTGAATTTAAGTAGATTTAAACATATGATTACTGATTTGGTACCGATTATAACGTGCTTTTGGGTGAACATATATAAACTGAAAAagaaataaacatgtttattaaGAACAAGTAGCATGCACAGATTCTCTTTAACATTCAGTTTTTTATTTATTCcttcatattataattttaaaattatttatatcaatatataataataataaatttataaaaaaataacaGAATAACTTGTGATCGTAATTTAGTAAGATAAGTATACTATATCTAGTTTTAACAATTTAGTAATTTAGCGGATATATAATactatttttatttatttttaataatataataagatGTGGTTGTAGTTTAGTAAGAGAAGTAGATTATGTGTATAGTAATTTAAGATGTATAATTAAAAAGTAAATTCATTCGACGGAAGCAACAATATATTCAAGTCAAAGTCATATTAAGATATATGCCGTGAGCATTGCTCAAGGTTTATAGAAAAATTCTCATTTATTTACTAGGCAACAAACATGAGGTAAAACATAATAAAAACACATGCACAGTAATTTGGTCTTTTTTTGTTCTCCGGAATCATCAATTTGGAGACCTTCGGAGGGGTTTATCAGCTCTCTTTTCTTGGCATACTTAACCTTCCTTTTATAATTCCAGATCATCCCGGGGTCCTCTCCTTGTGTTACCCGGACTCAAACTCCACTTGAGCAGAAATGACGGCGGTGTGTAGTGTAGTTGTAGGATGGGCTCCTGCAAAACATAACTGGAGGGGGATGGCGTCCCCGCGGCAACTCCGATGTGAGAATGAGAATGGATTTTGGAGAAGAAAGGGTAAAGTAGAAATTACTCGAATGTGGTGTGTGTATAGGTGTGTATATAGTAAAGATGAAGTAACCCCAATACACCTTTTGTTCAGCCTTTTATAGGCTTCCaattagggtttaggggttttTTCCTTTGATCTGGACCGTAGGTGGGTTTTGAACTGAACGACGCGTGGACGTCTGTGATGAGTTAACGTACTCCCGGATCCGGACCGTTGGAAGGTTCTGGATTTGGGTCACCTGGACGGCGGTGATGCTGCCACGTGTCCCGGAGTCCCCAAGGGTTATTGCCAATTGGGCCCTGGGCTTCTTCTGGCCCTGGGCTCCTATCACTAGGCTTGAGCTAATATGggctatcatttgccccccactcccttatgcgggttttCCGGATGGGGGAGTAGAGTAGTCGGTATGCGTTACTTGGAAGAAAAATCTTGGGGAATTTCTTTGATTTGttgcccctaaccccggggtcttATGAATATGAGATTCTGGGGTTAACTTGGTTAGTCACTTTGATTTGTGCTCAAGGTGGCGTTCCTCAAACTGTTGGAAGAAAAATCTTGGGGtttttatttgatttgttgcCCTTTGACCCCGGGGTCTGATGAATATGAGACTCCGGGGTGAACTTGGGTAGTCTCTTTGATTTGAAATTTGAATTAGGGATAAGGTTGGATGGATGATGACAAGATGTCATTTGATTTGACCGGACTCTGAAAAGTAGATGCGGAAAATCCGAGTTGTTCGAAGTCTGTTTGAATTCCAGCCAGACTCACAGAtgtgtatacatatgtatatgtgtatatatgtttGCGTGTATTATTCTCCAAAATTTCCCCCTTTTTCCTTTTTGAAAAGACGTGTTATGTCATAATTACCTTGTGGTAATTATTAGAGTTTACAGCCGGGCAATAACTGTTATGACAGTTACAATTACAAGGCGAATAGGAAGCGGCCACGTGGCCACATTGTCCCCCCACCCTCCAAAAACTGTTTACCTTTCTTCTCTcgcctataaatacccttcttcccttttccttttttcttttacACGAACATACAGTCGAGAGCAAAAAAAAAATAGAGATTTCATAAGGGATTTTCAGAGCTTTTTGACTTGAAGCCTTTGCGTTTCTCCTGCTACTTGTAAGTTCTTTACTCTTTCGTGCTTTTTTCTTGTTCTCTTTCGTTTTTTCGCCATGCATGCCATCGTTTTGTGCGATTTTTACTTCGATACTCTCTAGTTTTTTGTTCGAGTTTTTTTAACATTTTTGGAGTTTTTGGTGTTGATCTTGTATTATTGTGGGTTTGTGTAATGTTTTGGCATTGGTTTAATGTTTATTCTGTGTAAACAAAATCATTTTGGCTAGATTTTTATGCGAAAAGACTGGTTTTTGATTGTGTAAAACATAGTTGAGCCCGGGGTCTGTTCTTATGTGTTTGTTTTTGGCGATAAGTGTATATATAATGTGGAGATCTTGTTTTTGCTCTTTAATTCTAGTTATATTTGTTTCTGAGTTTATCttattttgtttttgtgtttgtgtttggGTTCGGGTATGGCATTGACTCCGGGGTACGTCTATATTCATGTATAGTATATGCACGGTAGAAGATTTAAGCATACATCTAACCTTAGAATTCGGTATCCGGATAGCCCTGATTGTTTAGGCGCCTTGTTTTCAGACCTTTCCTCTTCTTCTTCCAGTAGTAGTTCTTTAGAAATGCCTCCTAGAGAAGAGCGACCGATCCATGTTTTAGCCGAGACTTTAGTTTTGGGTCCCGGGGTACTTTGTCCAATCCGGACGGGTCCTGGGAGGATGTGGGCCACTACTTCGTCCAATGTAGGAGAGATCCCAAGCCCTTAGGTTTTTACTATCGAGATTTGTCCGAGGCCTACGGGGGCCCGGAAGGTTTAGATGGGAGGGAACCGTATGATGAAGCGGTCATGGATATGATATTTTTTAACGCGCTGGGGACCAGGTATGAATATGGCCCTGTTCATAAAGAGATCGGGGAGAAGCATACCGATGCTGAAGTAGATAGCGCCCTTAGGCTTTCCTTTAACCTCGAGGATGAGTACGAGTGGCGGTGGCCCGAGGAACATGAGAGGGTTTATCACAGACCAGAGGGGGGCTATGTCGGGATACCTCTAGAACATCTTCGGGGCATGCGCTTAGGTCTACATCAGTCCACCAAATCCCTCTGCCGGGATGTATATGGGATTCTCTTCACTCAGTTGGCCCCGAACTCGGTGAAGTGGATTAGTTGGTTCTTGGCTTGTTGTCATGCCAAAGATTACCTTCCCACCTTTAGGCTTTTCCATCATCTTTTTAAGATTAAAAGATCTACCAGTAGGCCAATATATGAGTTTTTATTTCGGATCGAGGATTGTGATGTTTCTCCTGGTCAGCATGTTAACTTCCCTTAAGGGTTGGCACCGGGAGTTCATATTTGTCCGGGGTGGGGATTTGGAGTTTATGCCACTCCATAAGTTTAATTTGAAAACAGATAAATTTCTGGTCCGACGGCTCGGGCAAGGAGCTCTCACGATGGTTTATGCCTTCTGTGGGGCACTCGGAGCATAGTGGACCCGGGACACTTTTAATAACAATGATAATATGCATGCAGCCGGGTGTAAGTCTCTTTCATTAGCTTTTTCCTTTGATTTTAATTATTGTCTTCTTCTTTTATCCGGGACTGATGTTTGAATTGTTGAAATTTCAGGTATTCCGAAGTGATCCCGTACCCAAGTAACATGTCTGCACAGTTGAAGGATTTGGCTGCAAGGTGCCGGAGGATTGGTGGTTTGAACAGTTTGGACATTGGGAAAAAGAAGGTTGGGGAGGGTGAGGAAGGTGGAGCTGGTGCCGGGGCCGGGAAGGCCGCGCCGACACGTTTGGGGAGGACTACGATTGTGATCAATGAGCACCGGGCTGAGGCTGTT is a genomic window containing:
- the LOC141711505 gene encoding cytochrome P450 CYP71D313-like — protein: MDVQSFICVLSVLFIFVFLISEKTIKSSRKLPPGPRKLPIIGNILQLAGDVQHRVLTDLSKKYGPFMHLQLAEVQVLVVSSSAIAKEIMKTHDLAFANRAQLQLSKIMLEGCKDVAFNEYDDYWRQMRKICTVELLTASKVNSFQSNREDEVWKLVDSIKNSLDTPINLTHKFGSLANAITCRAAFGQRNKNQDELVHLLGTMTDLGNGFDIADLFPSYKFLHNLSGVRPKLLKIRDQMHESFYNIIKEHEQKRAKTKDDKGRVAGEEDLVDVLLRVQENGGLQFPITSKNIQGIISDMLTAGTDTTAVVLDWTMSELIRNPKVMEKAQTEVREAFKGKTKIREVDLQDLSYLKLVIKETLRLHPPAPLLLPRECREQCEVQGYTIPVGTKLMINAWAVHRDPAYWPNAESFEPERFMNNSIDYNGTNPNYIPFGGGRRSCPGIAFGIATIELSLASLLYHFNWQVPNALQPEDFDMNEVLGATVKRKTSLLLNATSWTPN